The following are encoded together in the Pedobacter sp. D749 genome:
- a CDS encoding aldehyde dehydrogenase family protein, translated as MQIINPATEEIITSLEEDNSSTLQLKFDALKEAQPLWANKTLQERILVIAKFSDLLEAEIERLAAVLTSEVGKPLQQSRNEINGARARIKWMLANAEKYLADEVMVEEPGLKEVIKYEPLGVVCNISAWNYPYLVGVNVFIPALLSGNAVMYKPSEYATLTGLKIEKLLKKAGVPDDVFQIAIGAKETGAALLEMNFDGYFFTGSYKTGKFIYEKAASKMVPCQLELGGKDPLYIADDVADVVVAAVGTADGAFYNNGQSCCSVERIYVHEKNYDDYLNAFVAEVKSWKSGSPTADGTYIGPLTRKEQIAVLKKQVEDALNKGAKLLTGGKALVGKGYYFEPTVLTDVTNDMLVMQEESFGPIIGIMKVKDDIEAVKMMKDTDYGLTASVYTANQERAEKILSQIDAGSGYWNCCDRVSAALPWSGRKYSGIGATLSHQGLRAFTKPKGYHLRG; from the coding sequence ATGCAGATCATCAACCCCGCAACAGAAGAAATCATTACCAGTTTGGAGGAGGATAATTCATCTACACTTCAGCTAAAATTTGATGCTTTAAAAGAAGCGCAGCCGCTATGGGCAAATAAAACTCTTCAGGAAAGAATTTTAGTGATCGCTAAGTTCAGTGATTTACTGGAAGCTGAAATAGAAAGACTGGCGGCGGTATTAACCAGCGAAGTAGGCAAACCTTTACAACAATCGCGTAATGAAATTAACGGCGCAAGGGCACGCATTAAATGGATGCTGGCTAATGCCGAAAAATATCTGGCTGATGAGGTGATGGTTGAGGAACCGGGTTTGAAAGAGGTTATTAAATACGAACCTTTAGGTGTGGTCTGCAACATTTCGGCATGGAATTATCCTTACCTGGTTGGTGTAAATGTTTTTATTCCGGCACTTTTAAGTGGTAATGCAGTGATGTACAAACCATCAGAATATGCTACTTTAACCGGACTAAAGATCGAAAAACTGTTAAAAAAAGCAGGTGTACCTGATGATGTTTTCCAAATCGCCATTGGTGCTAAAGAAACAGGCGCAGCTCTATTAGAAATGAACTTCGATGGTTATTTTTTTACAGGATCCTATAAAACAGGAAAATTCATCTACGAAAAAGCAGCTTCAAAAATGGTTCCCTGTCAGTTGGAGTTAGGTGGAAAAGATCCTTTATATATTGCTGATGACGTGGCCGATGTAGTCGTTGCAGCGGTTGGTACAGCTGATGGCGCTTTTTACAATAATGGCCAAAGTTGTTGTTCCGTTGAGCGCATTTATGTCCATGAGAAAAATTACGACGATTATTTAAATGCCTTTGTTGCCGAAGTTAAAAGCTGGAAAAGTGGTTCACCCACAGCCGACGGCACTTATATTGGCCCTTTAACGAGGAAAGAACAAATAGCGGTCTTGAAAAAACAGGTGGAAGATGCTTTAAATAAAGGTGCTAAATTGTTAACCGGAGGCAAAGCGCTTGTAGGAAAAGGTTATTATTTTGAGCCAACAGTTTTAACGGACGTTACCAATGATATGCTGGTGATGCAGGAAGAAAGTTTCGGCCCGATTATCGGCATTATGAAGGTAAAAGACGATATTGAAGCCGTTAAAATGATGAAAGATACCGATTATGGCTTAACGGCATCGGTTTATACAGCCAATCAGGAAAGGGCTGAAAAAATACTGTCTCAGATTGATGCAGGTTCGGGTTATTGGAATTGCTGCGATCGGGTGAGTGCAGCCTTGCCCTGGAGCGGAAGAAAGTATTCAGGTATCGGTGCTACTTTATCCCACCAGGGATTAAGGGCTTTTACCAAACCAAAAGGTTATCATTTAAGGGGATAA
- a CDS encoding gamma-glutamyl-gamma-aminobutyrate hydrolase family protein, translating into MSDKIIIGVTDCSKYAIYRDWVLSYNQNVEVIQLGYKLNNFDEIKKCDGIVLTGGEDVHPRFYNQPEYYSYCYEDDIDEKRDEFEFKVLTYTEAHSIPVLGICRGMQVGNVFFGGTLIPDIATWGKFDHSKIHDKSDRYHEILVNSSSWLNQIVNTDKGLVNSNHHQSTDKTGKGLVVSAISPDGVTEAMERLEPEGKSFLLFVQWHPERLKDQHSPFSKNIHEAFIHAVNSQIKHQSV; encoded by the coding sequence ATGTCTGATAAAATAATTATTGGCGTTACCGATTGCAGTAAATACGCCATTTACCGGGATTGGGTCTTATCCTACAACCAAAATGTAGAGGTAATCCAGCTCGGATACAAGCTTAACAATTTCGACGAGATTAAAAAATGTGATGGCATTGTTTTAACAGGAGGAGAGGACGTGCATCCGAGATTTTATAACCAGCCCGAATATTATTCTTATTGCTATGAGGATGATATCGATGAAAAACGAGATGAGTTTGAATTTAAAGTTTTAACCTATACCGAAGCTCATTCAATCCCGGTTTTAGGTATATGCCGCGGCATGCAGGTAGGAAATGTATTTTTTGGTGGCACTTTAATTCCCGACATCGCAACCTGGGGAAAATTCGATCATTCTAAAATACACGATAAATCAGACCGCTACCATGAAATTTTGGTGAATTCATCCTCATGGCTCAACCAGATTGTAAATACGGATAAAGGATTGGTAAACAGCAACCATCATCAAAGTACCGATAAAACCGGAAAAGGATTGGTGGTGAGCGCAATTTCTCCTGATGGGGTTACCGAAGCCATGGAACGATTGGAACCGGAAGGAAAATCATTTTTGTTATTTGTGCAATGGCATCCCGAGCGTTTGAAAGATCAGCACAGTCCATTTAGCAAAAATATACACGAGGCATTTATTCATGCAGTCAATTCACAAATAAAACATCAATCTGTGTAA
- a CDS encoding iron-containing alcohol dehydrogenase, translating into MIFDKIHQFNFPTTIRFGAGAVKELPAYLSKNQLKAPLIVTDSTIAQLPFFKSIVKDLKSKGISVEVFSDIHKNPIKSDVYKGTDAWDATHRDSIIGIGGGAALDVARAIVLRVNHREDLFKYDDLIGGDIYVTNDVPHFITIPTTSGTGSEVGRSAIIADDETHLKKILFSPKLMAQIVFADPELTMDLPSFITAATGMDALTHNMEAYLAKNFHPMCDGIALEGISLIKDSLERATNKPDLESRSKMLMASMMGAIAFQKGLGVVHSLAHPLSSLLDTHHGLANAVNIPYGMQFNIAGFEDRFKKIARTLELKEENGEAVVKYLFDLNKKVNIPHKLSDIGVKNEHIETLADLAFADFAHPNNPKPVSREDFKQLYLSAL; encoded by the coding sequence ATGATATTTGATAAAATCCATCAGTTTAATTTCCCCACAACCATCCGTTTTGGTGCAGGTGCCGTAAAAGAATTACCGGCTTATTTAAGCAAAAACCAATTAAAAGCGCCATTGATTGTTACTGATTCAACCATTGCCCAGCTTCCGTTTTTTAAAAGCATTGTAAAAGATTTAAAGTCAAAAGGCATTTCTGTCGAGGTTTTTAGCGACATACACAAAAACCCGATAAAAAGCGATGTTTACAAAGGCACCGATGCCTGGGATGCTACCCATCGCGATAGCATTATTGGTATTGGAGGAGGTGCAGCTTTGGATGTTGCTCGTGCCATTGTACTGCGTGTTAACCATCGCGAAGATTTATTTAAATATGATGATTTAATCGGTGGTGATATTTACGTAACCAACGATGTTCCCCATTTTATTACCATCCCAACCACATCAGGTACGGGAAGTGAGGTGGGCCGCAGTGCCATAATCGCCGATGATGAAACCCATCTGAAAAAAATCTTGTTCTCGCCAAAATTAATGGCGCAGATCGTTTTCGCAGATCCGGAGTTAACCATGGATTTACCATCTTTCATAACGGCAGCAACAGGTATGGATGCCCTAACACACAATATGGAAGCTTATCTGGCCAAAAATTTCCACCCAATGTGCGATGGAATTGCCTTAGAAGGTATTTCGTTGATCAAAGATTCGTTGGAACGCGCCACCAATAAGCCCGATTTAGAAAGCAGGAGCAAAATGTTAATGGCCTCGATGATGGGCGCCATTGCCTTTCAAAAAGGTTTAGGCGTAGTCCACTCGTTGGCGCATCCGCTTTCTTCCCTTTTAGATACCCACCACGGCCTCGCAAATGCAGTGAATATTCCTTATGGTATGCAATTCAACATTGCGGGTTTTGAAGACCGGTTTAAAAAAATTGCCCGAACACTCGAGCTTAAAGAGGAAAATGGCGAAGCCGTTGTAAAATATCTGTTCGATTTGAACAAGAAAGTCAATATTCCGCATAAATTGAGTGATATTGGCGTTAAAAATGAACACATAGAAACACTTGCCGATTTAGCATTTGCAGATTTCGCACATCCAAACAATCCTAAACCAGTAAGCAGAGAAGATTTTAAACAATTGTACTTAAGTGCTCTTTAA
- a CDS encoding IS3 family transposase, which translates to MKKGGRHLFQGRREIFGFIKDYRKIFSVERMCRVFGINNSSFYYWLKNPQGKRLTDDNYLMIEISKIYAESKGCYGSPRITAELCSRGIFISRPRVARLMRRLGIKSTIRKKWVQTTDSQHTYSLAENFLNRDFYAANIREKWVSDLTYIQTGEGWLYLTTVIDLADRKVVGWSLSENMEAENTTIKALEMAIKNRPITQQLIFHSDRGIQYACSEFRKKLECLGIKQSMSRKGNCWDNAVAESFFKTIKTEMIYQQIYKTRAKASLAIFEYIEVWYNRKRRHSYLGYLSPLEFANSSINPKIAA; encoded by the coding sequence ATTAAAAAAGGCGGTAGGCATCTTTTCCAAGGGAGACGGGAGATATTCGGATTTATAAAAGATTACCGAAAGATATTTTCTGTTGAAAGGATGTGTAGGGTATTTGGAATAAACAACAGTAGTTTTTATTACTGGTTAAAAAACCCCCAGGGTAAGCGGCTTACCGATGATAATTATCTTATGATAGAGATAAGCAAGATTTACGCAGAGAGTAAAGGGTGTTACGGGAGTCCGCGTATTACTGCCGAATTATGTTCCAGAGGGATCTTTATCTCTCGGCCCAGAGTTGCCAGGCTGATGCGCAGATTGGGTATAAAGAGTACCATCCGTAAGAAATGGGTACAGACAACAGATTCACAGCACACTTACTCCTTAGCAGAAAATTTCCTTAATAGAGATTTTTATGCCGCCAATATTAGAGAGAAATGGGTTTCAGACCTCACTTATATACAAACTGGGGAAGGTTGGCTATATCTGACAACAGTTATAGATCTGGCGGATAGAAAAGTTGTAGGCTGGTCATTAAGTGAAAATATGGAAGCTGAGAACACCACGATAAAGGCATTAGAAATGGCTATAAAGAATAGACCTATTACCCAACAGTTAATTTTTCACTCAGACAGAGGTATACAATATGCATGTTCCGAGTTCAGAAAAAAATTAGAATGCTTAGGGATAAAGCAAAGCATGAGCAGAAAAGGAAACTGTTGGGATAACGCAGTTGCAGAGAGTTTCTTTAAAACTATAAAAACAGAAATGATATACCAGCAGATATATAAAACAAGAGCGAAGGCTAGTTTAGCCATTTTTGAATATATAGAGGTCTGGTATAATAGAAAAAGAAGACATTCATACTTAGGGTACTTATCGCCATTAGAGTTTGCAAACAGCTCAATAAATCCTAAAATCGCAGCTTAA
- a CDS encoding transposase translates to MSRRIFDEPFKRMALDLAHARGSIKDVAIELGISSNLLSKWKEREGIAKADTTSLSEEQQLIRKLQKELKEAQLERDILKKAVGIFSKGDGRYSDL, encoded by the coding sequence ATGAGCAGACGAATATTTGATGAGCCTTTTAAAAGAATGGCTTTGGATCTGGCCCATGCGCGGGGTTCGATAAAGGATGTTGCAATAGAATTGGGTATAAGTTCGAACCTTTTAAGTAAATGGAAAGAGCGCGAAGGAATTGCAAAAGCTGATACTACAAGCCTTAGCGAGGAGCAGCAATTGATTCGGAAACTTCAAAAGGAGCTTAAAGAAGCCCAGCTAGAACGTGATATATTAAAAAAGGCGGTAGGCATCTTTTCCAAGGGAGACGGGAGATATTCGGATTTATAA
- a CDS encoding glutamine synthetase family protein has translation MSTSKEILDYVKHHPSGKVKLAVADIDGILRGKYVAAEKFASLVEGRLGFCDVTFGWDAGDVAYENGKYTGWHTGYPDAQVKIDLKTFRKIPWENEVPFFLGDFIDDQDQPNFVCPRQLLKKLITECENEGFSPLFAQEFEWFNFSETPETIYEKGFANLKPLSPGMFGYSILRSTYRNEFMSDLFELLNKFDIPIEGLHTETGPGVYEAAIKYAPALQAADQAILFKTAVKEIAYKHGILATFMAKISENLPGCSGHVHQSLWNSKNKTNLFYEEKDPDKMSEMMKSYIAGQLHCLPHLLPMIAPTINSYKRLVEGAWAPTTVTWGIDNRTTALRALPGSKKASRLETRIVGSDTNPYLALSACLAAGMYGIKNKLKLEQPATKGNGYADLSNGVLSSNLFEATQKMKNSDLAKTLLGENFVDHFTMTREWECKQYAKVVTDWELKRYLEII, from the coding sequence ATGAGTACGAGCAAAGAAATTCTTGATTATGTAAAACATCATCCATCAGGAAAAGTTAAATTGGCTGTTGCTGATATTGACGGCATTTTAAGAGGGAAATATGTCGCTGCCGAAAAGTTTGCTTCACTGGTTGAAGGTCGCCTGGGTTTCTGTGATGTTACTTTCGGCTGGGATGCTGGTGATGTAGCTTACGAAAATGGAAAATACACGGGTTGGCATACAGGTTATCCAGATGCCCAGGTGAAAATCGACCTAAAAACCTTTCGAAAAATCCCTTGGGAAAATGAGGTACCATTCTTTTTAGGCGATTTTATTGATGACCAGGATCAACCAAATTTTGTTTGCCCAAGACAGCTGCTAAAAAAACTGATCACAGAATGTGAAAATGAAGGCTTCTCACCACTTTTTGCACAGGAATTTGAATGGTTCAATTTTTCGGAAACACCAGAAACCATATATGAGAAAGGGTTTGCCAATTTAAAACCTTTAAGTCCGGGCATGTTCGGCTATTCCATTTTAAGAAGCACTTACCGGAATGAATTTATGAGCGACCTGTTCGAACTGCTTAATAAATTTGACATCCCGATTGAAGGCTTGCATACCGAAACCGGACCAGGTGTCTACGAAGCAGCTATCAAATATGCTCCGGCTTTACAAGCTGCTGACCAGGCTATTTTATTTAAAACAGCCGTAAAAGAAATTGCCTATAAACATGGTATCCTTGCCACTTTTATGGCTAAAATAAGCGAAAACTTACCTGGTTGTAGCGGACATGTGCATCAAAGCTTATGGAACAGTAAAAACAAAACCAACCTATTTTATGAGGAAAAGGATCCGGATAAAATGAGCGAAATGATGAAAAGTTATATCGCTGGTCAGCTGCATTGCCTGCCACACCTATTACCGATGATTGCCCCTACCATAAACAGTTATAAGCGTTTGGTTGAGGGAGCATGGGCACCAACCACCGTGACCTGGGGCATCGACAACCGCACTACGGCATTGCGCGCATTGCCGGGAAGTAAAAAAGCTTCACGTTTAGAAACACGAATAGTAGGATCTGATACCAATCCATATTTGGCACTTTCTGCTTGTTTAGCCGCCGGAATGTACGGTATTAAAAACAAACTTAAATTGGAACAACCTGCTACCAAAGGAAACGGATATGCCGATTTATCAAACGGTGTATTATCCAGTAATTTATTCGAGGCAACACAAAAGATGAAAAATTCTGATCTGGCCAAAACATTATTGGGCGAAAATTTCGTTGATCATTTTACGATGACACGGGAATGGGAATGTAAACAATATGCCAAAGTAGTAACCGATTGGGAGTTGAAAAGGTATTTAGAAATTATTTAG
- the eat gene encoding ethanolamine permease, which produces MEQKDGLKKTLTPFMLWGLGVGYVISGMYFGWNLGLEKGGTLGMAIATVAIMVMYITFSFSYAELACAIPKAGGVFDYANTALGKNIGFIAGIAQMVEFIFAPPAIAFAIGAYFNAFFPQVPILTSAIAVYFIFTALNVYGIKAAASFEVIITILAVGELLLFSGITLPKFHAENLVHNNFPNGWSGVFAAIPFAIWFFLGIEGVANVAEETKNPQRDISKGFGWGIFTLVVLCVVVFISTIGIGGWEAIVYKNGKSGETSDSPLPLALSMITGDNHLMYHLLITVGLFGLVASFHGLVLAAGRSTYEMGRVKSIPAILGKISPKFQTPANALIGNMVIGIIALLSGKTAEIIIISVFGALTLYIISMVSVMVLRKNSPEMARPFKTPVYPLFPIVALIISCVSFIAMLIYNLKLGLIYSSIILGIFLLYKIFKKAD; this is translated from the coding sequence ATGGAACAAAAAGATGGCTTAAAGAAAACGCTTACCCCCTTTATGCTCTGGGGGCTTGGCGTGGGTTATGTAATTTCGGGAATGTATTTCGGCTGGAATTTAGGTCTCGAAAAAGGGGGTACGTTGGGCATGGCCATTGCTACGGTTGCCATCATGGTGATGTATATTACCTTTAGTTTCAGTTATGCCGAACTGGCCTGCGCCATACCAAAAGCTGGAGGTGTTTTCGATTACGCCAATACAGCGTTGGGCAAAAACATTGGTTTTATTGCGGGTATTGCCCAAATGGTCGAATTTATATTTGCGCCGCCTGCCATTGCCTTCGCCATAGGCGCTTATTTTAATGCATTTTTCCCGCAGGTACCCATTCTTACCAGTGCAATTGCGGTGTATTTCATTTTTACGGCTTTAAATGTTTATGGTATAAAGGCTGCTGCTTCGTTCGAAGTCATTATCACCATTTTGGCTGTTGGCGAGCTGTTGCTGTTTTCAGGCATTACCTTACCCAAGTTTCATGCTGAAAACCTGGTGCATAACAACTTTCCAAATGGCTGGAGTGGTGTTTTCGCAGCTATCCCTTTTGCCATCTGGTTTTTCCTGGGCATTGAGGGGGTTGCCAATGTAGCCGAGGAAACCAAGAACCCACAGCGCGATATCAGCAAAGGTTTTGGCTGGGGTATATTTACTTTGGTTGTATTATGCGTAGTGGTTTTTATCTCCACCATTGGAATCGGTGGTTGGGAAGCTATTGTATATAAAAACGGGAAATCGGGCGAGACTTCCGATTCACCTCTACCTTTAGCCCTTTCGATGATTACGGGCGATAATCATTTAATGTACCACTTACTCATTACGGTTGGCCTATTTGGCTTGGTCGCCTCCTTCCATGGATTGGTTTTAGCAGCTGGCAGGTCTACCTACGAAATGGGAAGAGTGAAAAGCATCCCCGCAATATTGGGAAAAATCTCACCAAAATTTCAAACACCGGCAAATGCTCTGATCGGTAATATGGTCATTGGCATCATCGCACTTTTATCTGGCAAAACCGCCGAAATTATCATTATTTCTGTATTTGGTGCCTTAACTTTATATATCATATCGATGGTTTCAGTAATGGTACTCCGAAAAAACAGTCCTGAAATGGCAAGACCTTTTAAAACGCCTGTTTACCCGCTATTTCCCATAGTCGCATTAATTATTTCCTGTGTTTCTTTCATCGCAATGCTGATTTATAATCTTAAATTAGGTTTAATTTACTCAAGCATTATTTTAGGCATATTTCTTCTATATAAAATCTTTAAAAAGGCAGATTAA
- a CDS encoding M48 family metallopeptidase, with amino-acid sequence MHENALRPSENFKKMAAKSVQAITLFVATYIVLIIFTLALTAVSCYLGIKLMEYISSSVTFILGIGLIGFGFMILFFLVKFMFKSNKLDRSHLLEITRADQPEIFKMIDEIVLSVQTDFPKKVYLSNEVNAAVFYDSNFWSMFFPVRKNLMIGFGLINTTTADELRAILAHEFGHFSQKSMKVGIYVYQFNKVIYDMLYENESYDKVTRGIANASSYIGIFVLISDKIIGLMQQILVRVYQVLSESYSKLSHEMEFHADAVAAVTVGSKPLVDSLLRMQLASRSVDIIYNYYERKIDDCVISANIFPQQILVMNFLAQRNKLPFENGFPQVSIGYYNRFNKSKISFSNQYSSHPETDERIKRLNDLRIPVGKPYNEMANTLLVDQERIAEKFTAQIFQRAVYREQPSVQHLSDFEVDFLKENDQNSYPDIFNGYFDYRNPYHQFNIDSFDLPTIPSELSVEEFFDDTNLSVMYELKALESDLATIDNIDSQVINVKTFNYDGKKYSLADCRAMIDYLKDEISKKNGQLALLDVKVFEYFRFLAKENQIEATFKSLSIKYKQVAEEFTVQENAYLDLANATRFMHTSASKEMIKRKMVVVKKEEKKFKDCLIAIVNDDAYASLITEEAKTVLTEYLKHNYKYFGADLYFDEELKDLFFAMNFFGVVISERHFLTKKELLAFSAKLANPVFS; translated from the coding sequence ATGCACGAAAACGCTCTTCGGCCTTCTGAAAATTTTAAGAAGATGGCAGCCAAGTCTGTACAGGCTATTACCTTATTTGTTGCCACCTATATAGTATTAATAATATTTACATTGGCGCTAACCGCAGTTTCCTGTTATTTGGGGATAAAGCTCATGGAATATATCAGCTCTTCCGTTACTTTTATTTTGGGCATTGGTTTGATAGGTTTTGGTTTTATGATCCTGTTTTTTCTGGTCAAGTTTATGTTTAAGAGCAATAAGCTGGACAGGTCTCATTTATTGGAAATTACCAGGGCCGATCAGCCTGAAATCTTTAAAATGATTGATGAAATTGTTTTAAGTGTACAAACAGATTTTCCGAAAAAAGTATACCTATCTAATGAGGTTAATGCTGCAGTTTTTTACGATTCGAACTTTTGGAGCATGTTTTTCCCGGTGCGTAAAAACCTGATGATCGGATTTGGTCTGATTAATACCACCACTGCTGATGAACTGCGTGCAATATTAGCCCATGAGTTTGGCCACTTTTCGCAAAAGAGCATGAAGGTTGGTATTTATGTATACCAGTTTAACAAGGTTATTTACGATATGCTTTATGAAAATGAAAGTTATGATAAAGTAACGCGTGGCATAGCGAACGCAAGTTCTTATATTGGTATTTTTGTGCTGATTTCTGATAAGATAATCGGTTTAATGCAACAGATTCTAGTGCGTGTTTATCAGGTTTTAAGTGAGAGTTATAGCAAACTTTCGCACGAAATGGAATTTCATGCCGATGCAGTTGCTGCAGTTACCGTAGGTTCTAAACCCCTTGTTGATTCGTTATTGCGCATGCAGCTCGCAAGCCGTTCTGTAGATATTATCTATAACTATTACGAAAGAAAAATCGATGATTGTGTTATTTCGGCAAATATTTTTCCACAACAGATTTTGGTAATGAATTTTTTGGCTCAAAGGAATAAACTGCCTTTCGAAAATGGATTCCCGCAGGTGAGCATTGGTTATTATAACCGCTTTAACAAATCAAAAATATCCTTTTCCAATCAATATAGTTCACATCCAGAAACCGATGAGCGTATTAAAAGATTAAATGACCTCAGAATTCCTGTTGGAAAACCATACAATGAGATGGCGAACACACTACTTGTAGATCAGGAAAGAATAGCTGAAAAATTTACAGCACAGATATTCCAGCGTGCAGTTTACCGAGAGCAACCATCGGTACAGCACTTAAGTGACTTTGAAGTAGATTTTTTGAAAGAAAATGATCAAAATTCTTATCCAGATATTTTTAATGGTTATTTCGATTATAGAAATCCCTATCATCAGTTTAATATAGATTCATTTGATCTGCCAACAATTCCATCTGAATTGAGCGTTGAAGAGTTTTTTGATGATACCAACTTAAGCGTAATGTATGAGTTGAAGGCATTGGAATCAGACCTGGCTACAATAGATAATATAGATTCACAGGTGATCAATGTTAAAACATTTAATTACGATGGTAAAAAGTATTCGCTGGCTGATTGTAGGGCAATGATTGATTATTTGAAGGATGAAATAAGCAAGAAAAATGGGCAATTGGCTCTGCTCGATGTAAAGGTTTTTGAATATTTCAGGTTTTTGGCAAAAGAAAATCAAATTGAAGCAACATTTAAATCGCTTTCGATCAAATATAAGCAGGTAGCCGAAGAATTTACGGTTCAAGAGAATGCTTATTTAGATCTGGCCAATGCAACAAGATTTATGCATACATCAGCATCCAAGGAAATGATCAAAAGAAAGATGGTGGTGGTTAAAAAAGAAGAGAAAAAATTTAAGGATTGTTTGATTGCAATCGTTAATGATGATGCGTATGCCAGTTTAATAACAGAAGAGGCAAAAACAGTCCTCACTGAGTACTTAAAACACAATTACAAGTATTTTGGAGCAGATCTTTATTTTGATGAAGAGCTTAAGGACTTATTTTTTGCCATGAATTTTTTTGGAGTAGTTATATCCGAAAGGCATTTTCTTACCAAAAAAGAACTTCTGGCGTTTAGCGCAAAATTGGCAAATCCGGTGTTTAGCTGA
- the yiaA gene encoding inner membrane protein YiaA yields the protein MNQKPSNAFVAAAWMALGIGMIGFIVGLWRSDMLLNEKGYYFTVLMFGLFAVISLQKAVRDKLEGIPVTEIYYGISWFSTLLTITLLVIGLWNATLLPSEKGFYAFAFLLSLFGAITVQKNTRDSQIVNKNRDSE from the coding sequence ATGAATCAAAAACCATCAAATGCATTTGTGGCAGCTGCCTGGATGGCATTAGGTATCGGAATGATCGGCTTTATTGTAGGTCTGTGGCGTTCTGATATGCTTCTTAATGAAAAAGGATATTATTTCACCGTATTAATGTTTGGCCTTTTCGCCGTAATCTCTTTACAAAAAGCTGTTCGCGATAAATTGGAAGGAATTCCTGTTACAGAAATTTATTATGGCATCAGTTGGTTCTCTACACTATTAACCATCACTTTATTGGTAATTGGTTTGTGGAATGCCACCCTATTGCCTAGCGAAAAAGGATTTTATGCCTTTGCCTTTTTACTCTCCTTGTTTGGCGCTATTACGGTGCAGAAAAACACGAGAGACAGCCAGATTGTAAATAAAAACCGCGATTCGGAGTAA